A single region of the Oreochromis niloticus isolate F11D_XX linkage group LG19, O_niloticus_UMD_NMBU, whole genome shotgun sequence genome encodes:
- the LOC100705492 gene encoding potassium channel subfamily K member 17 isoform X2 has protein sequence MKDVRQLLDQKERLLNKYPCLNQAGLEAIAQVVKDTSKVGLSLKSNYTADGFWKFTSSAVFAATVVTTIGYGNMCPSTAGGQIFCVFFALFGIPLNIVVLNRVGKYILAIERNISNFLEKKTSRKTCTRFSIHFVCYICGGVLFFVMPMIVFQQQEGWTHAEAIYYCFISLSTIGFGDFVADSNPDKYYPNWYSVLIASWIFFGMAWLALVINHSIEILERLNSFFKKLFKKDDNQQEDEAGDAADKNPETQMEEEDEIIQPPVTPEST, from the exons ATGAAGGATGTCAGACAGTTGCTTGACCAAAAAGAAAGACTCCTTAACAAGTACCCTTGTCTCAACCAAGCGGGCCTGGAGGCCATAGCTCAG gtTGTTAAAGACACATCAAAGGTGGGCCTGAGTTTGAAAAGCAACTACACGGCGGACGGCTTCTGGAAATTCACCAGCTCAGCTGTGTTTGCTGCCACTGTGGTCACAACTATAG GTTATGGGAACATGTGTCCCAGCACTGCTGGTGGCCAGATCTTCTGCGTGTTCTTTGCACTCTTCGGTATACCACTCAACATTGTGGTTCTCAACAGAGTGGGCAAGTACATCCTAGCCATAGAAAGGAACATCTCTAACTTCCTGGAGAAAAAGACTAGTCGAAAA ACATGTACCCGCTTTTCCATCCACTTTGTTTGTTACATCTGTGGAGGGGTCCTTTTCTTCGTCATGCCCATGATTGTGTTCCAGCAGCAAGAGGGCTGGACACATGCCGAGGCCATCTACTACTGCTTCATCAGCCTCAGCACCATCGGCTTTGGAGATTTTGTGGCAG ATAGCAATCCAGACAAATATTACCCAAATTGGTACAGCGTCCTCATAGCCTCGTGGATCTTCTTTGGCATGGCCTGGCTGGCGCTGGTTATCAACCACTCAATCGAAATCCTGGAGCGGCTCAACAGCTTCTTTAAAAAGCTGTTCAAAAAGGATGATAATCAGCAGGAGGACGAGGCAGGCGATGCAGCTGATAAAAACCCAGAGACACAGATGGAGGAGGAAGACGAGATCATCCAGCCTCCAGTTACTCCAGAGTCCACCTAG
- the LOC100705492 gene encoding potassium channel subfamily K member 17 isoform X1: protein MGVKEKLSLMQIPSILLLGLVYVAYVLIGGVIFWKLEGDLGMKDVRQLLDQKERLLNKYPCLNQAGLEAIAQVVKDTSKVGLSLKSNYTADGFWKFTSSAVFAATVVTTIGYGNMCPSTAGGQIFCVFFALFGIPLNIVVLNRVGKYILAIERNISNFLEKKTSRKTCTRFSIHFVCYICGGVLFFVMPMIVFQQQEGWTHAEAIYYCFISLSTIGFGDFVADSNPDKYYPNWYSVLIASWIFFGMAWLALVINHSIEILERLNSFFKKLFKKDDNQQEDEAGDAADKNPETQMEEEDEIIQPPVTPEST, encoded by the exons ATGGGAGTAAAGGAAAAGTTAAGTCTGATGCAGATCCCCTCCATTCTTCTGCTCGGCTTGGTTTATGTGGCATATGTGCTGATCGGTGGGGTGATTTTCTGGAAGTTGGAGGGAGATCTTGGAATGAAGGATGTCAGACAGTTGCTTGACCAAAAAGAAAGACTCCTTAACAAGTACCCTTGTCTCAACCAAGCGGGCCTGGAGGCCATAGCTCAG gtTGTTAAAGACACATCAAAGGTGGGCCTGAGTTTGAAAAGCAACTACACGGCGGACGGCTTCTGGAAATTCACCAGCTCAGCTGTGTTTGCTGCCACTGTGGTCACAACTATAG GTTATGGGAACATGTGTCCCAGCACTGCTGGTGGCCAGATCTTCTGCGTGTTCTTTGCACTCTTCGGTATACCACTCAACATTGTGGTTCTCAACAGAGTGGGCAAGTACATCCTAGCCATAGAAAGGAACATCTCTAACTTCCTGGAGAAAAAGACTAGTCGAAAA ACATGTACCCGCTTTTCCATCCACTTTGTTTGTTACATCTGTGGAGGGGTCCTTTTCTTCGTCATGCCCATGATTGTGTTCCAGCAGCAAGAGGGCTGGACACATGCCGAGGCCATCTACTACTGCTTCATCAGCCTCAGCACCATCGGCTTTGGAGATTTTGTGGCAG ATAGCAATCCAGACAAATATTACCCAAATTGGTACAGCGTCCTCATAGCCTCGTGGATCTTCTTTGGCATGGCCTGGCTGGCGCTGGTTATCAACCACTCAATCGAAATCCTGGAGCGGCTCAACAGCTTCTTTAAAAAGCTGTTCAAAAAGGATGATAATCAGCAGGAGGACGAGGCAGGCGATGCAGCTGATAAAAACCCAGAGACACAGATGGAGGAGGAAGACGAGATCATCCAGCCTCCAGTTACTCCAGAGTCCACCTAG
- the LOC100705223 gene encoding potassium channel subfamily K member 16-like produces MASFHVVRVRVSWTALLALAHFVYLLAGATIFRILEREAENYNRNHFLMEKLNFLANYTCLDGDALEYFVKVILYAKKNGVNPSGNSTNPTNWDFSSSFFFASTVITTIGYGNLSPSTVSGQVFCVFYAFCGIPLNLAFFKQLGKCFTIHLGRLEKGLVSVVPHKQAFEAVAASLFFIAGTLLFLVIPPLLFSYVEGWTYGEGFYFAFITLSTIGFGDYVVGTNPGKTYIFLYRSVAGVWIIFGLSWLALIFNMAASIMEHVLDQTYPRFRKQEEAENMPSSKTEATSKI; encoded by the exons ATGGCGAGCTTTCACGTGGTGCGGGTCAGAGTGAGCTGGACGGCTCTTTTGGCTCTGGCCCATTTCGTCTACCTGCTGGCTGGAGCCACCATCTTCCGAATACTGGAGCGAGAGGCCGAAAACTACAATCGAAACCATTttctgatggagaagctgaattTCTTAGCAAATTACACCTGCTTGGATGGAGACGCCTTGGAGTACTTTGTTAAG GTGATTTTATATGCAAAGAAAAATGGAGTAAATCCTTCAGGAAACTCCACAAACCCCACTAACTGGGActtcagcagctccttcttttTTGCAAGCACAGTCATCACAACTATCG GCTATGGAAACCTCTCCCCGAGCACCGTGTCCGGCcaggtgttttgtgtgttttatgctTTCTGTGGGATTCCCCTGAACCTGGCCTTCTTCAAACAGCTGGGGAAGTGTTTCACTATCCACCTGGGGAGACTGGAGAAGGGACTGGTCTCGGTTGTTCCTCACAAG CAAGCATTTGAGGCTGTCGCGGCGAGTTTGTTCTTTATCGCTGGCACGCTCCTGTTTCTGGTCATCCCCCCTCTGCTGTTCAGTTACGTGGAAGGTTGGACATATGGCGAGGGCTTCTACTTTGCCTTCATTACCCTCAGCACCATTGGGTTTGGAGATTATGTGGTGG GTACCAACCCTGGAAAGACCTACATCTTTCTGTACCGCAGTGTTGCAGGCGTTTGGATCATCTTCGGCCTCTCTTGGCTCGCTCTCATCTTCAACATGGCGGCCAGTATAATGGAGCATGTGCTTGACCAGACTTACCCACGCTTCAGGAAACAAGAGGAGGCAGAGAACATGCCATCCAGTAAAACAGAAGCCACATCAAAGATCTGA